The following are encoded in a window of Candidatus Nitrosotalea sinensis genomic DNA:
- a CDS encoding uracil-DNA glycosylase codes for MHSKQPNSIHQINKRIISCTKCQRLVKYIANVSRTRVKRFNHEKYWGKPLTGFGDTNARVLIIGLAPAAHGGNRTGRMFTGDSSGDWLARALFDSGFANMPTSQRIDDGLQLTDTYITASARCAPPDNKPTRAELDNCFPFLVKELEILQNVTVIICLGRIAFETCRKLLGMKDSKFSHGTKFTCGRYTVICSYHPSRQNTQTGRLSWNQWSSIFSSARDIITK; via the coding sequence TTGCATAGCAAACAACCAAATTCAATCCATCAAATAAACAAGAGAATTATTTCTTGCACGAAATGTCAGCGTCTTGTAAAATACATAGCAAATGTATCAAGAACCAGGGTAAAGCGATTCAATCACGAAAAATATTGGGGAAAGCCTCTTACAGGTTTTGGAGACACAAATGCCAGAGTACTGATAATCGGGCTTGCACCTGCAGCCCATGGGGGAAACAGGACTGGAAGAATGTTCACAGGAGACAGTTCAGGTGATTGGCTTGCAAGAGCCCTTTTTGATTCCGGCTTTGCAAATATGCCAACAAGCCAGAGAATAGATGATGGGTTACAGCTAACTGATACATACATTACAGCATCTGCACGCTGTGCACCTCCAGATAACAAGCCTACAAGAGCAGAACTTGACAATTGCTTTCCATTTCTTGTCAAGGAATTAGAAATACTCCAAAATGTTACAGTAATAATCTGCCTTGGAAGAATAGCATTTGAAACATGCCGCAAACTACTTGGTATGAAGGATTCCAAGTTTTCTCATGGTACAAAATTTACTTGCGGAAGGTACACTGTAATATGCTCATATCATCCAAGCAGACAAAATACACAAACCGGCAGGTTGTCATGGAACCAATGGTCTTCCATTTTTTCAAGTGCTAGAGACATTATTACAAAATAA
- a CDS encoding Snf7 family protein — protein MTGFDKTWTRPESVGLTEKLRETVKPQGALKPRIEQAVNKLQGQISKMDSMLGKLRERDAQLFKRIVAAMQHHDAATSRVLSNELAEIRKVSKMLGNARMALEQVQLRLTTIHDLGDAMVAIAPAMSTMKGLKSSLGRFMPEADSELNAMTQTLNGLMMDSLAGGDFNVDSDVSSEETERILQEASAVAEQQIGDRFPSVPSPSGVSSQSTYE, from the coding sequence ATGACCGGCTTCGATAAGACCTGGACTCGACCAGAGTCTGTTGGTTTAACCGAAAAATTACGTGAAACTGTAAAACCACAAGGCGCTCTAAAACCTAGGATTGAGCAAGCTGTGAACAAGTTACAGGGTCAAATATCGAAGATGGATTCTATGCTTGGAAAACTGAGAGAAAGAGATGCTCAGTTGTTCAAGAGAATCGTAGCCGCAATGCAACATCACGATGCAGCAACAAGCAGAGTTCTGTCAAACGAACTGGCTGAGATTAGAAAAGTGTCAAAGATGTTAGGAAATGCTAGAATGGCATTAGAGCAGGTACAACTGCGTCTAACCACAATACATGATCTAGGTGATGCAATGGTAGCAATCGCCCCTGCAATGTCCACAATGAAAGGACTCAAATCATCACTAGGAAGATTCATGCCTGAAGCAGATTCTGAACTTAATGCAATGACACAAACACTCAACGGATTGATGATGGACTCTCTTGCAGGAGGAGACTTTAATGTTGACAGCGATGTCTCAAGCGAAGAAACCGAAAGAATATTGCAAGAAGCATCTGCAGTTGCAGAACAACAAATTGGCGACAGATTCCCATCAGTTCCATCACCCTCCGGCGTATCGTCACAATCAACATACGAGTAG
- a CDS encoding glutamate racemase, with the protein MPKIAVFDSGLGSLSVIKPIQKRTRSEIIYFADQKNYPYGTKTVSQLDKIIKNTISKLQENFSPDVIVVGSNTPSLLLDIEKKDKIIGVYPPLKDAALKTRSKKIGILGTQVAVQNKALDKYIKKNLSSKITVAKINATPLVDLVESGKFILQKQQTKKIIKKIITPYVDDGIDIFTLSSTHLPFLLPMFKELFPKIVFLDPADSIAKQIAKIFERKVPARRKLKIYTSGDAVKFQKQLSKIGIKNTVSSL; encoded by the coding sequence ATGCCAAAAATAGCAGTCTTTGATTCTGGCCTTGGCTCCCTGTCAGTAATAAAACCGATACAAAAAAGGACTCGCTCCGAGATAATCTATTTTGCAGACCAAAAAAATTACCCATACGGAACCAAGACAGTATCCCAGCTAGACAAAATAATCAAGAATACAATTTCAAAATTGCAAGAAAATTTTTCACCTGATGTAATAGTGGTAGGCTCTAACACGCCATCATTATTACTAGATATAGAAAAAAAAGACAAGATAATTGGAGTATATCCTCCTCTAAAAGATGCTGCACTAAAGACCCGATCTAAAAAAATCGGAATACTTGGAACACAGGTAGCAGTACAAAATAAGGCACTGGATAAATATATCAAAAAAAATCTATCTTCAAAAATAACAGTTGCAAAGATAAATGCAACCCCGCTTGTTGACTTGGTGGAATCTGGAAAATTTATTTTACAGAAACAACAAACAAAAAAAATAATTAAAAAAATAATCACTCCATACGTAGATGATGGAATAGATATTTTTACATTATCAAGTACACATTTGCCATTTTTGCTACCCATGTTCAAGGAGTTGTTTCCAAAAATAGTATTTCTAGACCCTGCAGATTCCATAGCAAAACAAATTGCAAAAATATTTGAACGTAAAGTTCCAGCAAGACGAAAATTAAAAATCTACACATCAGGTGATGCAGTAAAATTTCAAAAACAATTATCCAAGATTGGAATTAAAAATACTGTAAGTTCATTATGA
- the cobM gene encoding precorrin-4 C(11)-methyltransferase, with the protein MAKVYFVGCGPGDPELITVKAKKLIQKADVVVYSGSLIPDEIIKMCKKSQLHDAAKLVREDIFKILKENALKGKLVVRLHDGDPSIYGAIREQTDNLKKEGIDYEVVPGITSFLASAAALGCELTLPGVTQTIIVTRAESRTKVPKREQISELAKHKATLIFYLSIHLIPKIVQDAIKGGYSKSTPVGVVYRASWKDQKIITGTLQDIAKKIHDEKITRTAIIIIGDVINPTSYEYSKLYDKTFTHGYRKAQKKS; encoded by the coding sequence GTGGCTAAGGTATACTTTGTCGGCTGTGGCCCTGGAGATCCTGAATTAATTACAGTAAAGGCAAAAAAGCTAATACAAAAGGCAGACGTTGTAGTATATTCAGGATCACTTATTCCTGATGAAATAATAAAGATGTGTAAAAAATCGCAACTTCATGATGCTGCAAAACTTGTACGGGAAGATATATTTAAAATTCTAAAAGAAAATGCGCTGAAAGGAAAACTTGTTGTACGTTTACATGATGGCGACCCAAGCATTTATGGCGCAATAAGGGAACAGACAGACAATCTCAAAAAAGAAGGAATTGACTATGAGGTGGTACCTGGGATCACATCATTTTTGGCGTCTGCTGCAGCGCTTGGATGCGAACTAACACTTCCAGGCGTTACTCAAACAATCATTGTTACAAGGGCAGAATCTCGAACGAAGGTGCCCAAACGAGAACAAATATCTGAGCTTGCCAAGCACAAGGCAACACTCATCTTTTATCTTAGCATTCATCTAATTCCAAAAATTGTACAAGATGCAATCAAAGGGGGTTACTCCAAATCAACACCTGTTGGAGTTGTATACAGGGCAAGCTGGAAAGATCAGAAGATCATCACTGGAACACTGCAAGATATAGCAAAAAAAATACATGATGAAAAAATAACAAGGACTGCAATCATAATAATTGGAGATGTAATTAATCCAACTTCATATGAATACTCTAAGTTATATGACAAAACATTTACTCATGGATACAGAAAAGCTCAGAAAAAATCATAA
- the cobI gene encoding precorrin-2 C(20)-methyltransferase, whose product MYELTCVGCGPGDPELLTVKAVKTIQNAEIIVCPTSKEGKPSIVYSIIEPLVDKSKKPEVVNLVFPMVKEKDTLENSWIQNSQVIAEKVLSGKKVVYLTVGDPYLYSTWIYIDRELHTKHPEIKINVIPGIVSMFTFASKVGISLAEGAETMAVIPSCYDLSRVKETARNCDTMIFLKDGRYFDQVISLLKEAGFPDSSIFAIGQDIGTDQEIIKKLTLGQVTKDTMTTKYFSIMVVKRG is encoded by the coding sequence ATGTATGAACTGACTTGTGTCGGCTGTGGCCCTGGAGATCCTGAACTTCTTACTGTAAAGGCAGTAAAAACAATACAAAATGCCGAGATTATTGTGTGTCCTACATCCAAGGAAGGTAAGCCAAGCATTGTTTATTCCATAATAGAACCACTAGTAGACAAGTCAAAAAAACCTGAAGTTGTCAATCTTGTATTTCCAATGGTAAAGGAAAAAGATACTCTTGAAAACAGTTGGATACAAAACTCGCAAGTAATTGCAGAGAAAGTTTTGTCTGGAAAAAAAGTTGTTTATTTGACTGTAGGGGATCCGTATCTTTACAGTACTTGGATATACATTGACAGAGAATTGCATACAAAACATCCAGAGATCAAAATCAATGTAATACCTGGAATTGTGTCCATGTTTACATTTGCATCAAAGGTGGGAATTAGTCTTGCAGAGGGTGCAGAAACCATGGCAGTAATTCCATCGTGTTATGATTTATCGCGAGTAAAAGAGACTGCAAGAAATTGTGACACTATGATATTTTTAAAAGATGGAAGATATTTTGATCAAGTCATATCACTACTAAAAGAAGCAGGATTTCCTGACAGTTCTATATTTGCAATTGGTCAAGACATTGGAACTGACCAGGAGATCATAAAAAAATTAACACTGGGTCAGGTCACTAAAGATACAATGACAACAAAATATTTTTCAATAATGGTGGTAAAACGTGGCTAA
- the cbiT gene encoding precorrin-6Y C5,15-methyltransferase (decarboxylating) subunit CbiT: MWKHQTPGIPDEYFERVEDVPITKEEVRVIQISKARLSKGQTVYDIGCGSGSISIEAAHQVGAAGKIFSIDIDQNAIDLTKKNLEKFQISNVDVILGNATQKINDLPPADAIFIGGTGGETAEIIKLCESKLKQGGRIVIGTILVETLYSVLNTIEKLKFSSIDIIQVTISKSRKTSTGTMFLARNPVTIISATKI; encoded by the coding sequence ATGTGGAAACATCAAACTCCTGGAATTCCGGATGAATATTTTGAGCGGGTAGAAGATGTACCAATTACAAAAGAAGAAGTTCGTGTAATCCAGATAAGTAAAGCAAGACTATCAAAGGGACAAACCGTATATGACATTGGGTGTGGCAGCGGATCGATCAGTATAGAAGCTGCACATCAAGTAGGTGCAGCTGGAAAAATTTTCTCAATAGATATTGATCAAAATGCCATAGACCTTACAAAGAAAAACTTGGAAAAATTTCAAATCTCTAATGTTGATGTGATTCTTGGAAATGCAACTCAAAAAATTAATGATCTTCCTCCTGCTGATGCCATTTTCATAGGAGGTACCGGTGGGGAAACTGCGGAGATAATAAAATTGTGTGAATCAAAACTAAAACAAGGAGGACGGATAGTGATTGGGACAATCCTTGTTGAAACGCTGTATTCGGTACTAAATACGATTGAAAAACTCAAATTTTCATCAATTGATATAATTCAGGTAACAATATCCAAAAGCAGGAAAACCTCTACCGGAACCATGTTTCTTGCACGAAATCCTGTGACAATAATCTCTGCAACTAAAATCTAG
- the rqcH gene encoding ribosome rescue protein RqcH, translating to MTLAGIELHYLVTEMSKQVKDYYVSNIYGVSRNSLLFKLHHPEKPDLLVMFSTFGLWITNVKINQMEENRLLKRFRNDLLRSKITEIKQLGSERIVYVTFSGFDQEYIVIGEFFGDGNIILCNKDMKILSLLHSIDVRHRKLAVGLNYVPPPSSGLNILQVTKDDIQNIKSSPTSIARWVGRTLGLPGKYAEEIIRSSGLDSNKIGNTLSDEEVDIIFNSTRNLIDKVITGKHDPFIIRDIKNADVIPISLANMEKYNPVKVSSFMEGLDSLFSENLLEHGKSSQSVTANQKITELEHKLEEQNKAILLVKQRSDEISNVAKALLEATYSGTLSITDPSIEHILQKYNSHTARENGIFLIDIGGEKIKVNPQSSIQAISSTLFNESKRQMRATDTINLEKSKTEKSLESYRKQASVAQDSIVFAVQRKKEWFERYRWFITSDGHLAIGGRDTSSNSAVIRKHLNKNDMVFHAEIVGSPFFLLRESTENDLASVKEVSQATVCFSRAWRAGVYGLNAYWIKPDQVKTAAPSGQFIAKGSFVIEGSRNFVQVSTLQLAVGLYEKNENYLLMCGTPSAIKKNCIYYVIIEPSGIDMTEIAKKVKLELMKFKEKEEIAKAIPIDDFIRVLPAGESHIVESGHGDAYE from the coding sequence ATGACTCTAGCAGGAATAGAATTACACTATCTGGTCACAGAGATGAGCAAACAGGTAAAGGACTATTATGTAAGCAATATTTATGGAGTAAGTCGTAACAGTCTCCTTTTCAAGTTACATCATCCAGAAAAACCAGACCTGCTTGTAATGTTCTCAACTTTTGGTTTGTGGATAACCAATGTAAAAATAAATCAGATGGAAGAAAACAGATTGTTAAAGAGATTTAGAAATGATCTGTTGAGAAGTAAGATAACAGAAATAAAACAACTTGGAAGCGAGAGAATTGTATATGTTACATTTTCTGGATTTGACCAGGAATATATCGTGATAGGAGAATTCTTTGGAGATGGCAACATAATATTGTGTAATAAAGACATGAAGATCCTTTCATTGTTGCATTCAATAGACGTACGTCATAGAAAATTAGCAGTGGGGCTGAATTATGTACCACCACCATCATCTGGACTAAATATTTTACAAGTAACAAAAGATGACATTCAAAATATCAAATCAAGTCCTACATCAATTGCAAGATGGGTAGGAAGAACACTTGGATTGCCAGGAAAGTACGCAGAGGAGATAATTCGATCAAGCGGTCTTGATTCCAACAAGATTGGAAATACGTTATCAGATGAGGAAGTTGACATCATATTTAATTCAACAAGAAATTTGATTGACAAAGTGATTACAGGAAAACATGACCCATTCATAATACGAGACATAAAAAATGCAGATGTGATTCCAATCTCTCTTGCAAATATGGAAAAATACAATCCAGTCAAGGTATCAAGTTTCATGGAAGGATTGGATTCATTATTTTCAGAAAACTTGCTAGAGCATGGCAAGTCATCACAATCTGTTACTGCAAATCAAAAGATTACAGAGCTTGAACACAAGCTTGAGGAACAAAACAAGGCAATCCTGCTTGTAAAACAGAGATCAGATGAAATTTCAAATGTTGCAAAAGCTCTTCTTGAGGCAACATATTCAGGTACCTTATCCATTACAGATCCATCAATTGAACACATACTACAAAAATATAATTCACATACAGCAAGAGAAAATGGTATATTTCTCATAGACATTGGAGGAGAAAAAATAAAAGTAAATCCCCAGTCATCAATCCAAGCAATATCATCTACGTTATTCAATGAATCAAAGAGACAAATGAGAGCAACTGATACAATTAATTTAGAAAAATCAAAAACCGAAAAAAGTTTAGAGTCATATAGAAAACAAGCAAGTGTAGCTCAAGACTCGATAGTATTTGCAGTACAAAGAAAGAAGGAGTGGTTTGAGAGATATAGGTGGTTTATTACATCAGACGGACATTTAGCAATAGGAGGACGAGATACTTCATCAAATTCAGCTGTAATAAGAAAACATCTTAACAAAAATGACATGGTGTTTCATGCAGAAATTGTAGGATCACCATTTTTTCTCTTGCGAGAAAGTACAGAAAACGATCTTGCAAGTGTAAAAGAAGTCTCACAGGCTACAGTATGTTTTAGCAGAGCATGGAGAGCAGGAGTATATGGACTAAATGCATATTGGATAAAGCCAGATCAAGTAAAGACTGCGGCTCCAAGCGGACAATTCATAGCAAAAGGATCATTTGTAATTGAAGGTTCAAGAAATTTTGTGCAGGTAAGCACATTACAATTAGCAGTTGGCCTATATGAAAAAAATGAAAATTATTTGCTGATGTGTGGAACCCCATCAGCAATAAAGAAGAACTGCATCTATTACGTAATAATTGAACCGTCAGGAATTGATATGACTGAGATTGCAAAAAAAGTAAAACTTGAATTGATGAAATTCAAAGAAAAAGAAGAGATCGCAAAGGCAATACCCATTGATGACTTTATACGAGTTCTTCCTGCAGGAGAGAGTCACATAGTAGAGTCCGGTCACGGAGATGCATACGAATGA
- a CDS encoding Mut7-C RNAse domain-containing protein, translated as MNTRPNFVIDSMLGNLAKKLRILGYDSKYFSTIEDDKLVLIAKNEKRVIITKDEQLAKNAEKQNIMCVLIRGNDELEQVVQINSKIKLGQFSVDTDSSYCIECNGNLEQVEKFRIIGKVPEGVLEREKKFWMCNACKKIYWEGTHFQKLQEFAARLNDRMN; from the coding sequence ATGAATACAAGACCAAATTTTGTAATAGATTCAATGCTAGGCAATCTTGCAAAAAAACTGCGAATTTTAGGTTATGATTCCAAATATTTTTCCACAATAGAAGACGACAAGCTTGTATTGATTGCAAAAAATGAAAAACGTGTAATTATAACTAAAGATGAACAACTTGCAAAAAATGCAGAAAAACAAAACATAATGTGTGTTCTCATTAGAGGAAATGATGAATTAGAACAAGTTGTACAAATAAATTCAAAGATAAAACTAGGTCAATTTTCAGTAGATACAGATAGCTCTTATTGCATCGAGTGTAATGGAAACTTGGAGCAAGTTGAAAAATTTAGAATTATAGGTAAAGTTCCTGAGGGAGTACTTGAACGAGAGAAAAAATTTTGGATGTGTAATGCTTGTAAGAAAATTTATTGGGAAGGAACACATTTCCAAAAACTTCAAGAGTTTGCTGCAAGACTAAATGATAGAATGAATTGA
- a CDS encoding TIGR00296 family protein, with protein MSLSDQDGQILVKTARKAVTEYLRIGKKIEIDKEIKARFSFKSGVFVTLNKKESLRGCIGFPAPNKILHQSLLDAAIASSTEDPRFPPVRFEELDEIVFEVTVLTSPIEIKVSDSSEYHKMIKIGRDGLIVKWELGSGLLLPQVPVEYGWSVEEFLNYTCEKAGAPFDHWKQKSTKVFKFEGIVFKEIKPNKDIKRLEL; from the coding sequence TTGAGTTTATCAGATCAAGACGGACAAATATTGGTAAAAACTGCACGTAAAGCAGTAACAGAGTATCTCAGGATAGGAAAAAAAATAGAAATAGACAAAGAGATCAAGGCAAGATTTTCATTCAAGTCAGGAGTCTTTGTAACACTTAACAAGAAAGAAAGTCTCAGAGGATGCATAGGATTTCCCGCCCCCAACAAGATATTGCACCAATCTCTCTTGGATGCTGCAATAGCATCATCTACAGAAGATCCACGTTTTCCTCCAGTAAGGTTTGAGGAGCTTGATGAGATTGTATTTGAGGTCACTGTGCTGACTTCACCCATTGAGATCAAAGTTAGTGATTCATCAGAGTATCACAAGATGATAAAGATAGGAAGGGACGGTCTAATTGTAAAGTGGGAGTTGGGCTCAGGATTGCTCCTTCCCCAAGTTCCTGTAGAATACGGATGGAGTGTAGAGGAATTTTTGAATTATACTTGTGAAAAAGCAGGGGCCCCATTTGATCACTGGAAGCAAAAAAGTACCAAGGTCTTCAAATTTGAAGGAATTGTATTCAAGGAAATAAAACCAAACAAGGACATCAAGAGATTGGAATTATGA
- a CDS encoding aconitase X swivel domain-containing protein, translated as MNVKVIVRGKATGQLLVAKNPINFLGGIDKKTGIVHDKKHDLFGKSVGGKILAFPFGVGSSVGAYTLYSLQYNNCAPLAMICLKADLTTASGCAISNIPLVVVNKNDFDLLQENKQITLDAVSGTIS; from the coding sequence ATGAATGTCAAGGTGATAGTGAGAGGAAAAGCAACAGGACAGCTTCTTGTAGCAAAAAATCCTATAAATTTTCTAGGTGGAATTGATAAAAAAACTGGTATAGTTCATGATAAAAAACATGATCTCTTTGGAAAATCTGTTGGGGGGAAAATTCTTGCATTCCCATTTGGTGTAGGAAGCAGCGTTGGTGCTTATACGTTGTATTCTCTGCAATACAACAACTGCGCACCCCTTGCTATGATATGCCTAAAAGCAGATCTAACAACCGCATCTGGATGTGCCATTTCAAATATTCCTCTAGTTGTTGTAAACAAAAATGACTTTGACTTGTTGCAGGAAAATAAACAGATTACACTTGATGCAGTATCTGGAACAATCTCATAA
- a CDS encoding aconitase X, which produces MELTKEEEAALDGKQGETLALAYRTLVAIGEASGADRLLPIEWAHLSGVNYNTIGDAGKEFLSHLSQDAKFKVKTTVNPMGFDFDSVSQYSLDDKFIESQRSIKNSYEKMGVIPSYSCIPYEIFDIPKQGTHVSFAESNAAIYANSFAGLKTNKEGAFSALASALTGKSPCSDLRDDDIRKPNLTIRMKVESKDELTYGMLGYFAGKVAGSSVAISGVSDLDRRSCKSLCAGMGTSGACGMFTFGEGEGEKIDFDKNELQKIHDELNTSESGDLITLGSPQLGLEEIGDLALMLKGRSFQKRCMIFCPRAIKDQITNLGYTKEIERAGGEILYDCCTCLSPLVDNKQVDSVITNSVKGAYYLKTSNNVDVNLKSLKKIVEEETR; this is translated from the coding sequence TTGGAACTAACAAAAGAAGAAGAGGCAGCACTTGATGGAAAGCAAGGAGAAACTCTTGCACTTGCATACAGGACTCTTGTTGCAATAGGAGAGGCCTCAGGAGCTGATAGATTACTTCCAATAGAATGGGCTCACCTTTCAGGTGTTAATTATAATACAATAGGTGATGCGGGAAAAGAATTTCTATCACACTTGAGTCAGGATGCCAAATTCAAAGTAAAAACAACTGTGAATCCAATGGGATTTGATTTTGATTCTGTTTCGCAATATAGCCTGGATGATAAATTCATTGAAAGTCAGCGCAGCATAAAAAATTCATATGAAAAAATGGGCGTAATTCCGTCATATTCCTGTATTCCGTACGAAATATTTGACATTCCAAAGCAAGGAACACATGTTTCATTTGCGGAAAGTAATGCGGCAATCTATGCAAATTCTTTTGCAGGACTGAAAACAAACAAGGAGGGAGCATTTAGTGCACTTGCAAGCGCACTAACTGGCAAGAGTCCGTGCTCTGATCTACGTGACGATGACATACGCAAACCAAACCTGACAATTCGCATGAAGGTAGAATCTAAAGATGAGCTAACATACGGCATGCTTGGGTATTTTGCAGGAAAGGTAGCAGGAAGCTCTGTTGCAATCTCGGGAGTAAGTGATCTTGACCGACGCAGCTGTAAGTCTCTTTGTGCAGGCATGGGTACATCTGGTGCATGTGGTATGTTCACTTTCGGAGAAGGAGAGGGTGAAAAAATAGATTTTGATAAAAATGAGTTACAAAAAATACATGATGAGCTAAACACATCTGAGAGTGGGGATCTCATAACACTTGGTAGCCCGCAACTTGGTCTTGAAGAGATAGGTGATTTGGCACTTATGCTAAAGGGCAGATCGTTTCAAAAACGCTGTATGATATTTTGTCCGCGTGCAATAAAAGACCAGATAACCAATCTGGGTTATACTAAAGAAATAGAGAGAGCAGGGGGAGAAATATTGTATGATTGCTGTACCTGTCTGTCTCCCTTGGTTGATAACAAGCAAGTTGATTCTGTTATTACAAACAGTGTAAAAGGTGCGTATTATCTTAAGACATCAAACAATGTAGATGTCAATCTCAAGAGTCTTAAAAAAATAGTAGAAGAGGAAACAAGATGA
- a CDS encoding endonuclease III domain-containing protein, with product MDSVKPPRMTALRELREAENGSPLSILIGTILSARTRDESTSAVVRELFSKYKTARSLAKAKLPDVEKIIKRTGFYHVKAKRIIEVASIIDSKYSGTVPDTMEELLTLPGVGRKTANCVLVYAFDQPAIPVDTHVHRISNRLGMVQTKTPEETEIELMKKIPKEHWIRINDTFVMYGQNICKPISPMCSVCQIKKDCDYYTTRN from the coding sequence ATGGATTCTGTAAAACCTCCTCGAATGACAGCGCTAAGAGAACTTCGTGAAGCAGAGAATGGCAGTCCGTTAAGCATTTTGATAGGCACAATACTCTCAGCAAGAACAAGAGATGAAAGTACATCTGCAGTGGTAAGAGAATTATTTTCCAAATACAAGACTGCCAGATCACTTGCCAAAGCAAAATTACCAGATGTAGAAAAAATAATCAAAAGAACAGGCTTCTATCATGTAAAAGCAAAAAGAATAATCGAGGTTGCATCAATCATTGATTCAAAATATTCAGGTACAGTTCCTGACACCATGGAAGAACTATTAACTTTGCCAGGAGTAGGCCGGAAGACTGCAAACTGTGTTCTTGTTTATGCATTTGATCAACCTGCAATACCTGTTGATACACATGTACATAGAATTTCTAACAGATTAGGGATGGTGCAAACCAAGACTCCAGAGGAGACAGAGATTGAACTTATGAAAAAGATCCCAAAAGAACATTGGATTAGAATAAATGATACATTTGTGATGTATGGACAAAACATTTGCAAGCCAATATCGCCAATGTGTTCTGTTTGTCAGATAAAGAAAGATTGTGATTACTATACAACGAGAAACTAG
- the sat gene encoding sulfate adenylyltransferase yields MTGSGISKPHGGKLVNRITTKDPNQLFSISINADLANDVENIADGIFSPLEGFVMQEDFENIVSRGRLANDLPWTVPIVLDADKDTATKMKDARDVALNVNGMNFAILHVDDVYTFDKNTVASKIYGTSDIKHPGVAKTMNMKEFLVGGKIDYVKRPDETQIRRYRKTPTQTREFFQKAGWKTIVAFQTRNVPHVAHEMLQKASLNTHDGLFVNPLIGKKKSGDYKDEVIVAAYESLMQNYYPQNRCYLGTLHTEMRYAGPKEAIHHSIMRKNFGCTNIIIGRDHAGVGTYYDPFASQKIFDQYPDIGIEPIFFPAFFYCRKCLSFASERNCPHGAEYQESLSGTKLRAMILDKQNPSEYMMRPEVFQVLAKSNNPFVD; encoded by the coding sequence TTGACAGGTTCTGGAATATCAAAACCACATGGTGGCAAGCTGGTAAATAGAATAACTACAAAAGATCCTAATCAACTGTTTTCCATATCCATTAATGCAGATTTAGCAAATGATGTGGAGAATATAGCTGATGGTATTTTTAGTCCTCTTGAAGGATTTGTAATGCAGGAAGATTTTGAGAATATAGTCTCAAGAGGTAGGTTGGCAAATGATTTACCTTGGACAGTTCCGATTGTTCTTGATGCAGACAAGGATACTGCAACAAAAATGAAAGATGCAAGAGATGTTGCTCTAAATGTTAATGGTATGAATTTTGCTATATTGCATGTAGATGATGTTTACACTTTTGATAAAAACACGGTCGCGTCCAAAATCTATGGAACATCCGACATAAAACACCCGGGTGTTGCAAAAACTATGAACATGAAAGAGTTTCTTGTTGGTGGCAAAATTGATTATGTAAAAAGACCAGACGAGACTCAAATCAGACGATACAGAAAAACACCTACTCAAACAAGAGAATTTTTCCAAAAGGCTGGATGGAAAACAATTGTAGCATTTCAAACAAGAAATGTACCGCATGTTGCTCATGAAATGCTACAAAAGGCGTCTCTTAACACACATGATGGATTATTTGTGAACCCACTGATAGGTAAGAAAAAATCAGGAGACTACAAGGATGAAGTGATTGTTGCTGCATATGAATCCCTAATGCAAAATTATTATCCTCAAAACAGATGCTATCTTGGAACATTACATACAGAGATGAGATATGCAGGACCGAAAGAAGCAATACATCATTCCATAATGAGGAAAAATTTTGGATGCACTAATATCATAATAGGAAGAGACCATGCAGGTGTAGGCACATACTATGATCCATTTGCTTCACAAAAGATATTTGATCAATACCCTGACATTGGGATAGAACCAATATTCTTTCCTGCATTCTTTTATTGTAGAAAATGCCTGTCATTTGCAAGTGAGAGAAATTGCCCGCATGGTGCAGAATATCAAGAGAGCCTGAGTGGAACTAAGCTCAGGGCAATGATTCTTGATAAACAAAACCCATCTGAATACATGATGAGGCCAGAAGTATTTCAGGTACTGGCAAAATCAAACAATCCCTTTGTGGACTAG